A region of Massilia sp. WG5 DNA encodes the following proteins:
- a CDS encoding TonB-dependent receptor, which produces MQYKRILECLLTSGALLLSAQTAFAQLAPQPADGAAADGQKAAAKQDPNVVVVTANRVRSNAQTTAVALNVYNGAALADAGVSNVQALQAIDPSVNVTSSNGAAYVAVRGIASTDTTETGDPAVPIARDGFFTNRSFGIASSMYDIERVEVLKGPQGTLFGRNSTGGLINVITAKPRDEFGGYLSADFGNYSTVNLEGAVNVPINDKVQMRFSAVERHHTGYRELTGINMRGDDEGSKSGRLQVAFQPIPGFQGLLSYQKDKIDDIGDVAFIGKLGVVNDIGDGKSFPGYAPTMTKLDGHRTRWEFSYDRLPWGLTLTYAGGIDSQEYHHKTDATGPAYPATRQFIQSEQPDTRNHEVRISTPLKAAVTAQAGYFYYTERNVVDSGVYNLAMNAGIPIDFSNTYGIKFDYVLRTKTQGLFSQVGWSLTDALKLTVGARYSRDEKEREGQARLLLGALVSPFIPVPAFTTPGDGHVKESKPTWQVGLDYTLTPQNFLYTKYATGYKSGGFNSNGSAASVPYAAETVKSFELGSKNMLWNRQLKLNASLFYMDYQNYQASQSSDSLSSGTGVFNVGKATIKGLETELIATVPDVARFDLNATLLNTRFGDGIVVNDGASPSVAHDIGGHQLPNAPKFVMTAGVQRAFGVAGGELTARLSAKYSAEYYYSVFNNVDERSPSYTTLNALLKYRREGGNWEFQAYANNLTDRVVLANAQHNYTGQINTIQFQPPRTFGVRARYDF; this is translated from the coding sequence ATGCAATACAAACGAATCCTGGAGTGCCTGCTGACCAGCGGCGCCTTGCTGCTGTCCGCCCAAACCGCCTTCGCCCAGCTGGCGCCGCAGCCGGCCGATGGCGCTGCCGCCGATGGCCAGAAAGCCGCCGCCAAGCAGGATCCCAACGTGGTGGTGGTGACGGCTAACCGTGTGCGTTCCAACGCCCAGACCACGGCCGTGGCGCTGAACGTCTATAACGGCGCAGCGCTGGCCGATGCCGGCGTCAGCAACGTACAGGCGCTGCAGGCCATCGACCCCAGTGTCAACGTCACCAGCTCGAACGGTGCGGCCTACGTCGCCGTGCGCGGCATTGCCTCGACCGATACCACCGAAACCGGCGATCCGGCGGTGCCGATCGCGCGTGACGGCTTCTTCACCAACCGCTCGTTCGGCATCGCCTCGTCGATGTACGACATCGAGCGCGTCGAAGTGCTGAAAGGCCCGCAGGGCACGCTGTTCGGACGAAACTCGACCGGTGGCCTGATCAACGTCATCACCGCCAAGCCGCGCGACGAATTCGGCGGCTACCTGAGCGCCGACTTCGGCAACTACAGCACCGTCAACCTGGAAGGCGCGGTCAACGTGCCGATCAACGACAAGGTGCAGATGCGCTTCTCGGCCGTGGAGCGCCATCACACCGGCTATCGCGAGCTCACCGGCATCAACATGCGCGGCGACGACGAGGGCAGCAAATCGGGCCGCCTGCAGGTGGCCTTCCAGCCGATTCCCGGCTTCCAGGGCCTGCTGTCCTACCAGAAGGACAAGATCGACGACATCGGCGACGTCGCTTTCATCGGCAAGCTGGGCGTCGTGAACGACATCGGCGACGGCAAGTCCTTCCCCGGCTACGCCCCGACCATGACGAAGCTCGATGGCCACCGTACGCGCTGGGAGTTCAGCTACGACCGCCTGCCCTGGGGCCTGACCCTGACCTATGCCGGCGGCATCGATTCGCAGGAATACCACCACAAGACCGACGCCACGGGCCCGGCCTACCCGGCCACGCGCCAGTTCATCCAGAGCGAGCAGCCCGACACGCGCAACCACGAGGTCCGCATCTCCACGCCGCTGAAGGCCGCCGTGACCGCGCAGGCCGGCTACTTCTACTACACCGAACGTAACGTCGTCGACAGCGGCGTGTACAACCTGGCGATGAATGCCGGTATCCCGATCGACTTCTCGAACACCTACGGCATCAAGTTCGACTACGTCCTCCGGACCAAGACCCAGGGCCTGTTCTCGCAGGTCGGCTGGAGCCTGACCGATGCCCTGAAGCTGACCGTCGGCGCGCGCTATTCGCGCGACGAAAAAGAGCGCGAGGGACAGGCGCGCCTGCTGCTGGGGGCCCTGGTCAGCCCGTTCATCCCGGTGCCGGCTTTCACCACGCCGGGCGACGGTCACGTGAAGGAATCGAAGCCGACCTGGCAGGTGGGCCTGGACTACACGCTCACGCCGCAGAACTTCCTGTACACGAAGTACGCCACCGGCTACAAGTCGGGCGGTTTCAACTCGAACGGCAGCGCGGCCTCGGTGCCGTATGCAGCGGAGACGGTGAAGTCGTTTGAACTCGGCAGCAAGAACATGCTCTGGAACCGCCAGCTCAAGCTGAACGCGTCCCTGTTCTACATGGACTACCAGAACTACCAGGCCTCGCAATCCTCCGATTCGCTGAGCAGCGGCACCGGTGTGTTCAACGTCGGCAAGGCGACCATCAAGGGCCTCGAAACGGAACTGATCGCGACCGTGCCGGACGTCGCGCGCTTCGACCTCAACGCCACCCTGCTGAATACCCGCTTCGGCGACGGCATCGTCGTCAACGACGGCGCCAGCCCGTCGGTTGCGCACGACATTGGCGGCCACCAGCTCCCGAACGCGCCGAAATTCGTGATGACGGCCGGCGTGCAACGCGCCTTCGGTGTCGCCGGCGGCGAGCTGACGGCGCGCCTGTCGGCCAAGTATTCGGCCGAATATTACTACTCGGTGTTCAATAACGTGGATGAGCGCTCGCCGTCGTACACCACCCTGAACGCGCTGCTGAAATACCGTCGCGAAGGCGGCAACTGGGAATTCCAGGCCTACGCCAACAACCTGACCGACAGGGTCGTGCTGGCGAACGCCCAGCACAATTACACGGGCCAGATCAACACGATCCAGTTCCAGCCGCCGCGTACCTTCGGCGTGCGTGCGCGCTACGACTTCTGA
- a CDS encoding glycosyl hydrolase, translating to MRLNAIGLLLASLFAPLSALPAHATPLYAGFANPPDSARPRTWWHWMDGNVSATGIRSDLAWMKRIGLGGVQQIDASLQTPRIVPERVVYGSPAWQADLRLAASEAERLGLEFAIASSPGWSLTGGPWVRPEQAMKKLVWSETTVEGGATPRLPAPPAVAGPFQDLAAAPAAGPHPAPGWYRDIAVLALPAEAPAPRARSIRTRGGEDVTQSLSDGRLADPVQLALGADGATWIDLDVGQAESFRALTLALPAPHGFGAPPLPEVMLQASADGEHYTDVAPIPLSTAPQQTVGFAPHTARWWRVLLKTGPEGGAPPAAPGVLLPPFGQPARAFPLSEVALHTQARVHRVEEKAGFAASGDYYALDTAPGAPGVPVRDIVDLSARLRPDGSLDWIAPPGRWTVLRFGYSLTGKENGPAPVEGTGLEVDKLNAGHVARYMDTYLGKLREAVGPGLLGRHGVRALLNDSIESGFQNWTDGMQAAFAERRGYSPLRWLPAVTGRIVDDAAASDRFLWDLRRTIAELYADGHYATVARRSHAAGLTVYGEALEDNRPQLGDDMDMRRHADIPMGAMWTVPPSGQPRPTFVADLQGAASVAHVWGQNLVAAESMTAFGQPWAYAPRDLKKTADIEFALGVNRIVIHTSAHQPLDGITPGMSLAPFLGQYFSRHETWAGQARPWIDYLARTSFMLQQGRGVADVAYFYGEDAPITGLFGTRPNGDVPAGYGFDYVNPEALLRQFSVAGGQLASRSGARYRVLYLGGSSSRMTLASLRRIAELARAGAAVVGRRPAGSPSLADAPAEFTRLADQLWGPAGGTPGLRRVGLGSVDGMGDLAAALARMQVRPALRLDGPADGVMAIQRHTPTHELYFVANTGKETRELAALFRDARGAPEIWHPDSACAASAVHTRGRDGVRVPLRLAPDESLFVVFPRGGATPGLQSGTAPAQPWKPLDGAWQLAFEAGRGAPEQALAMERLTPWNQSEIPGVRYFSGTATYRKTFSVDGALPARAILDLGEVRDLARVRLNGRELGIAWKPPYRFDLGALPGLLRPGENRLEVEVTNLWVNRLVGDAQPGAVKVSGAGGIYAANAPLRDSGMLGPVQLLSAPASGCVEGIAR from the coding sequence ATGCGCCTGAACGCCATTGGCCTGTTGCTCGCTTCCCTGTTCGCGCCGCTATCCGCCCTCCCCGCCCATGCCACGCCCCTGTATGCCGGTTTCGCCAATCCGCCGGACAGCGCCCGCCCTCGCACCTGGTGGCACTGGATGGACGGGAACGTGAGCGCAACCGGCATCCGCAGCGACCTCGCATGGATGAAGCGCATCGGGCTGGGTGGCGTGCAGCAGATCGACGCCAGCCTGCAGACGCCGCGGATCGTTCCGGAACGCGTGGTGTACGGCAGCCCGGCCTGGCAGGCCGACCTGCGCCTGGCCGCAAGCGAGGCCGAGCGCCTGGGACTGGAATTCGCCATCGCCAGTTCGCCCGGCTGGAGCCTGACCGGCGGCCCCTGGGTGCGGCCGGAACAGGCGATGAAAAAGCTCGTCTGGAGCGAGACCACGGTCGAAGGCGGCGCGACGCCCAGGCTGCCGGCGCCGCCCGCGGTGGCCGGCCCGTTCCAGGACCTGGCCGCCGCGCCCGCGGCCGGTCCGCATCCGGCGCCGGGCTGGTACCGCGACATCGCCGTGCTGGCCCTGCCGGCCGAGGCGCCGGCGCCGCGCGCGCGCAGCATCCGCACGCGCGGGGGCGAGGATGTCACTCAATCCCTCTCCGACGGCCGGCTCGCCGACCCGGTGCAGCTGGCCCTCGGCGCCGACGGCGCGACCTGGATCGACCTCGATGTCGGGCAGGCCGAAAGCTTCCGCGCCCTCACCCTGGCGCTGCCGGCGCCGCACGGCTTCGGCGCCCCGCCCTTGCCCGAGGTGATGCTGCAGGCCAGCGCGGACGGCGAGCACTACACCGATGTCGCCCCCATCCCGCTGTCCACTGCCCCGCAACAGACGGTCGGCTTCGCGCCGCACACGGCACGCTGGTGGCGCGTGCTGCTCAAGACCGGCCCGGAAGGCGGCGCGCCGCCGGCGGCGCCGGGCGTGCTGCTGCCGCCCTTCGGCCAGCCGGCGCGCGCCTTTCCGCTGTCGGAAGTCGCGCTGCACACGCAGGCGCGCGTGCACCGGGTCGAGGAAAAGGCCGGCTTCGCGGCAAGCGGCGATTACTACGCGCTCGACACGGCGCCGGGCGCGCCCGGCGTGCCCGTTCGCGACATCGTCGACCTGAGCGCGCGCCTGCGTCCCGACGGCAGCCTGGACTGGATCGCACCGCCCGGGCGCTGGACCGTGCTGCGCTTCGGCTACAGCCTGACCGGCAAGGAAAACGGCCCTGCGCCCGTCGAGGGCACCGGTCTCGAAGTGGACAAGCTGAACGCCGGCCACGTGGCGCGTTACATGGACACCTATCTGGGCAAGCTGCGCGAGGCGGTCGGCCCCGGGCTGCTGGGACGGCATGGCGTGCGCGCGCTGCTGAACGACAGCATCGAGTCCGGCTTCCAGAACTGGACCGACGGCATGCAGGCGGCCTTCGCCGAGCGGCGCGGCTACTCGCCGCTGCGCTGGCTGCCGGCGGTGACCGGCCGGATCGTCGACGACGCCGCGGCCAGCGACCGCTTCCTGTGGGACCTGCGCCGCACGATCGCCGAGCTGTATGCGGACGGCCATTATGCGACCGTGGCGCGGCGCAGCCACGCGGCCGGGCTCACGGTCTACGGCGAAGCGCTCGAGGACAATCGCCCGCAGCTGGGCGACGACATGGACATGCGGCGCCACGCCGACATCCCGATGGGCGCGATGTGGACCGTGCCGCCGTCCGGGCAGCCGCGTCCGACTTTCGTCGCCGACCTCCAGGGCGCCGCCTCGGTGGCCCACGTCTGGGGACAGAACCTGGTGGCGGCGGAATCGATGACGGCCTTCGGCCAGCCCTGGGCCTACGCTCCGCGCGACCTGAAGAAGACGGCCGACATCGAATTCGCCCTGGGCGTCAACCGGATCGTCATCCACACCTCGGCGCACCAGCCGCTCGACGGCATCACGCCGGGCATGTCGCTGGCCCCCTTCCTCGGCCAGTATTTCTCGCGCCACGAGACCTGGGCCGGCCAGGCCAGGCCCTGGATCGACTACCTGGCGCGCACCTCCTTCATGCTGCAGCAGGGCCGCGGCGTGGCCGACGTCGCCTACTTCTACGGCGAGGACGCTCCGATCACCGGCCTGTTCGGCACCAGGCCGAACGGCGACGTCCCGGCCGGCTACGGCTTCGACTACGTCAACCCCGAGGCGCTGCTGCGCCAGTTCTCGGTGGCCGGCGGCCAGCTCGCCAGCCGCAGCGGCGCGCGCTACCGCGTGCTCTACCTGGGCGGGTCGAGCAGCCGCATGACGCTGGCGAGCCTGCGCCGCATCGCCGAGCTGGCGCGGGCCGGCGCGGCCGTGGTCGGCCGGCGGCCGGCCGGCTCGCCCAGCCTGGCCGATGCGCCCGCCGAATTCACGCGCCTTGCCGACCAGTTGTGGGGCCCGGCAGGCGGTACGCCGGGCCTGCGCCGCGTCGGTCTCGGCAGCGTGGACGGCATGGGCGATCTCGCCGCCGCGCTGGCGCGCATGCAGGTACGGCCGGCGCTGCGCCTGGACGGCCCTGCCGACGGGGTGATGGCGATCCAGCGCCACACGCCGACCCACGAGCTGTACTTCGTCGCCAACACCGGCAAGGAAACGCGCGAGCTCGCCGCGCTGTTCCGCGACGCGCGCGGCGCGCCCGAGATCTGGCATCCGGACAGCGCCTGCGCCGCCAGCGCCGTCCACACGCGCGGGCGCGACGGCGTTCGCGTGCCCTTGCGCCTGGCGCCCGACGAATCGCTGTTCGTGGTCTTCCCGCGCGGCGGCGCCACGCCGGGCCTGCAAAGCGGCACCGCGCCAGCGCAGCCCTGGAAGCCGCTGGACGGCGCCTGGCAGCTGGCCTTCGAAGCGGGCCGCGGCGCGCCGGAACAGGCGCTGGCCATGGAACGGCTCACCCCTTGGAACCAGAGCGAGATCCCGGGCGTGCGCTATTTTTCGGGCACGGCGACCTACCGCAAGACCTTCAGCGTGGACGGCGCCTTGCCGGCGCGGGCGATCCTCGACCTGGGCGAGGTGCGTGACCTGGCCCGGGTCCGGTTGAATGGCCGGGAACTCGGCATCGCCTGGAAGCCACCCTACCGGTTCGACCTGGGCGCCCTGCCCGGCCTGCTGCGGCCAGGCGAAAACCGGCTCGAGGTCGAGGTCACCAACCTGTGGGTCAACCGCCTGGTCGGCGACGCCCAGCCGGGCGCCGTGAAGGTGAGCGGGGCCGGCGGGATCTACGCCGCGAATGCGCCCTTGCGCGATTCAGGGATGCTGGGCCCGGTCCAGCTGCTGTCCGCGCCGGCGTCGGGCTGCGTGGAGGGTATCGCGCGGTAG
- a CDS encoding glycoside hydrolase family 1 protein produces the protein MTTRRTFLGAAVAAAGAAALPGAARAASVFNPAFPKGFLWGAATAAYQVEGNNVNSDVWAMEHAHPTVYMEPSGDAANSFALWPTDLDLVKSLGLNSYRFSLEWGRIEPAKGQFSIAMLDHYKAMIEGCRARGLAPVVTFNHFTTPVWFAAQGGWSNPEAPALFARYCERAARHLAAGIAYATTLNEPNLSGVLDLVLPGDIGKRLLGDDRAMQEAAAREHGVARFLPGNPLYVADPQAVQAHLLAGHKAGRDAIKSVRPSLPVGVSLAIIDDQAAGQHSLRDAMRDKLYRPWLEAARGDDFVGVQNYERTVWDDKGRLPPPKGAETNDAGAEVYPASLAGAVRYAHAVSGVPVMVTEHGINAADDAKRARLIPAALKELKRAIDDGVPVLGYMHWSLIDNYEWVFGYGPQFGLCTLDRQTFKRTPKPSAALLGSIASKNTL, from the coding sequence ATGACGACGCGCCGTACTTTCCTGGGGGCGGCCGTGGCCGCCGCCGGCGCAGCCGCGCTGCCCGGCGCGGCGCGCGCCGCCAGCGTCTTCAACCCCGCCTTCCCGAAAGGCTTCCTGTGGGGCGCCGCGACCGCCGCCTACCAGGTCGAGGGCAACAACGTCAACAGCGACGTCTGGGCGATGGAGCATGCGCACCCGACGGTCTACATGGAGCCCTCGGGGGACGCGGCCAACAGCTTCGCGCTGTGGCCCACGGACCTCGACCTGGTGAAAAGCCTGGGCCTGAACAGCTACCGCTTCAGCCTGGAATGGGGGCGCATCGAACCGGCCAAGGGCCAGTTCTCGATCGCGATGCTGGATCACTACAAGGCGATGATCGAAGGCTGCCGTGCGCGCGGCCTGGCGCCGGTGGTGACCTTCAACCACTTCACTACGCCGGTCTGGTTCGCCGCGCAGGGCGGCTGGTCGAACCCGGAAGCGCCGGCGCTGTTCGCGCGCTACTGCGAGCGCGCCGCGCGCCACCTGGCCGCCGGGATCGCCTACGCGACCACGCTCAACGAGCCGAACCTGAGCGGCGTGCTCGACCTCGTACTGCCCGGCGACATCGGCAAGCGCCTTCTTGGCGATGACAGGGCGATGCAGGAGGCGGCCGCGCGCGAGCACGGCGTCGCGCGTTTCCTGCCGGGCAATCCGCTGTATGTCGCCGATCCGCAGGCGGTGCAGGCACACCTGCTCGCCGGCCACAAGGCGGGGCGCGATGCGATCAAGTCGGTGCGGCCAAGCTTGCCGGTCGGCGTCAGCCTCGCCATCATCGACGACCAGGCCGCGGGCCAGCACAGCCTGCGCGACGCGATGCGCGACAAGCTGTATCGTCCATGGCTGGAAGCGGCGCGCGGCGACGACTTCGTCGGCGTGCAGAACTACGAGCGCACGGTCTGGGACGACAAGGGACGCCTGCCGCCACCGAAGGGCGCCGAGACCAACGACGCCGGCGCCGAGGTGTATCCGGCCTCGCTGGCCGGCGCGGTCCGCTATGCGCATGCCGTCAGCGGCGTGCCGGTCATGGTCACCGAACACGGCATCAACGCGGCCGACGACGCCAAGCGTGCGCGCCTGATCCCGGCGGCCCTGAAGGAACTCAAGCGCGCCATCGACGACGGCGTGCCGGTGCTGGGCTATATGCACTGGTCGCTGATCGACAACTACGAGTGGGTGTTCGGTTACGGTCCGCAGTTCGGCCTGTGCACGCTCGACCGCCAGACCTTCAAGCGCACGCCCAAACCGAGCGCCGCCCTGCTGGGATCGATTGCGAGCAAGAATACGCTGTGA
- a CDS encoding aromatic ring-hydroxylating dioxygenase subunit alpha, whose product MAFLRNCWYVAAWDHELGKGDLFRRTLLNEALMFFRDSAGVPHALLDRCPHRFAPLSKGTHKGDCVRCPYHGLEFDASGACVHNPHGNGVIPKAAVVRAYPVVERYSVIWVWMGDRNKADPALIPDFSCMDPATNYVGKRYLHARANYVLETDNILDLSHIEFLHPGTLGSPGVKQALTRVEQQGKQVTIYRSTRNDRMSPFLYDAMGLPQGIAVDRWFDVRWNPPACMLLDAGATPSGKPREHNPEAPMFPHLFSPETDSSTHYWYATTMARSAGPQAEAIVESIVAGGRQPFEQEDLPMLEAQQAAIGARDFWAMHPVLLATDAGAIKARRVLDKLIAEEQACLRD is encoded by the coding sequence ATGGCATTTTTGAGGAACTGCTGGTATGTGGCGGCGTGGGATCACGAGCTTGGCAAGGGTGATCTGTTCCGCCGCACCCTGTTGAACGAAGCGCTCATGTTCTTCCGCGACAGCGCAGGCGTTCCCCACGCCCTGCTCGACCGCTGCCCGCACCGCTTCGCGCCGCTGTCGAAAGGTACCCACAAGGGCGACTGTGTCCGCTGTCCGTATCACGGGCTCGAGTTCGATGCCAGCGGCGCCTGCGTCCACAACCCGCACGGCAATGGCGTCATTCCCAAGGCAGCCGTGGTCCGGGCCTATCCGGTGGTCGAACGCTACAGCGTGATCTGGGTATGGATGGGTGACAGGAACAAGGCCGACCCGGCGCTGATCCCCGACTTTTCCTGCATGGATCCGGCGACGAATTATGTCGGCAAGCGCTACCTGCATGCGCGTGCCAACTATGTCCTGGAAACGGACAATATCCTCGACCTGTCCCACATCGAGTTCCTGCATCCGGGCACGCTGGGGAGCCCCGGCGTCAAGCAGGCCCTCACCAGGGTCGAGCAGCAGGGCAAGCAGGTCACGATCTACCGCAGCACGCGCAATGACCGGATGTCGCCCTTCCTCTACGACGCCATGGGACTACCGCAAGGTATCGCGGTCGACCGCTGGTTCGACGTCCGCTGGAATCCACCGGCATGCATGCTGCTCGACGCCGGCGCCACCCCAAGCGGCAAGCCGCGCGAACACAATCCTGAAGCACCGATGTTCCCTCACCTGTTCAGCCCCGAAACCGACAGTTCGACGCATTACTGGTATGCGACCACGATGGCCCGCTCGGCCGGTCCGCAGGCCGAGGCGATCGTCGAAAGCATCGTCGCCGGCGGCAGACAGCCTTTCGAGCAGGAAGACCTGCCGATGCTCGAGGCCCAGCAAGCGGCGATCGGCGCGCGCGATTTCTGGGCGATGCATCCGGTCCTGCTCGCAACCGACGCCGGTGCGATCAAGGCCCGCCGGGTACTCGACAAATTGATCGCCGAGGAGCAGGCCTGTCTCAGGGATTAG
- a CDS encoding sugar phosphate isomerase/epimerase translates to MNGAFKYGVSLYSFTDDFGTVMSLEDAFDAIADLGATGIEILGEGHVAGYPEPAVAWIDKWFALLDEYKLEPTNYGCWIDTRLHHSRKMTVQQGAASLARDLRLAARLGFRYVRPKIGVVSFDLVPDPIWEETVERCLELAHELDIVICPEIHAPTPIRHPVVEAYIEFIERTKTKNFGLLIDTGIFQDRPLPYFPGETPEMRRDFLNGIKVPPADFLAIAQYVVFIQAKFHAIDETLADANIPWEAIVPMLKKAGYSGYLSSEYEGERSPWRALEQVRRQHALIRGLERAHDANHE, encoded by the coding sequence ATGAACGGCGCCTTCAAATACGGCGTCTCGCTGTACAGCTTCACGGACGACTTCGGCACCGTGATGAGCCTGGAAGACGCCTTCGATGCGATTGCCGACCTCGGTGCGACCGGCATCGAGATCCTCGGCGAAGGCCATGTCGCCGGCTATCCGGAGCCGGCGGTTGCCTGGATCGACAAATGGTTTGCGCTGCTCGACGAATACAAGCTCGAGCCGACCAACTACGGATGCTGGATCGACACCCGCCTGCACCACTCGCGTAAGATGACGGTGCAGCAGGGCGCCGCCAGCCTGGCCCGCGACCTGCGGCTGGCGGCGCGCCTGGGCTTTCGCTACGTGCGCCCGAAGATCGGCGTCGTGTCCTTCGACCTGGTGCCGGATCCGATCTGGGAGGAGACCGTCGAACGCTGCCTCGAGCTCGCGCACGAACTCGACATCGTCATCTGCCCGGAGATCCATGCGCCCACGCCGATCAGGCATCCGGTCGTCGAGGCCTACATCGAATTCATCGAGCGCACGAAAACGAAGAACTTCGGCCTGCTGATCGACACCGGCATCTTCCAGGACCGGCCGCTGCCCTACTTTCCGGGCGAGACGCCGGAGATGCGCCGCGACTTCCTGAACGGGATCAAGGTGCCGCCCGCGGACTTCCTCGCGATCGCACAGTACGTGGTGTTCATCCAGGCGAAGTTCCACGCGATCGACGAGACCCTCGCCGACGCCAACATTCCATGGGAAGCGATCGTCCCCATGCTCAAGAAGGCCGGATACAGCGGCTACCTGTCGTCCGAATACGAGGGCGAGCGCTCGCCCTGGCGCGCGCTCGAGCAGGTGCGGCGCCAGCATGCGCTGATCCGCGGGCTCGAACGCGCCCACGACGCCAATCACGAATAA
- a CDS encoding glycoside hydrolase family 43 protein: protein MKSFVAYFAAFASLCAASAAGAQVSYQNPVLPGFYSDPSVCRVGSDYYMVHSSFGYFPGVPIFHSKNLVNWEQIGHVLTRPSQVPLQKAGVTLGIFAPTLRCHAGVYYMITTNITDKGTFYVTATDPRGPWSDPVWVDMPGIDPSLFFDDDGKVWVTSTVNWGPNIHEGIHLAQIDIRTGKLLGAPKNVWAGTGGRYPEGPHLYKKDGWYYLMIAEGGTQFGHKETIARSRRIDGPYTGDPANPIMTHADMNAETSEIQGLGHGDLVQTQDGAWFMVAHAFRQHHDHQILGRETFLAPVQWDRNAWPVVNGDGTVSERMQAASLPGPVAKQDLGQKADFGAAPLGLEWNYLHNPRTDRYTLAERPGYLRLHGTAATLGDVDGVTFVGRRQQHFGFEAGTALDYTPKAEGEEAGLTLFKDDQHHYVLAVMRRGQERVAVLRIRLGLIASDLRSVALAPGPVTLRASGTADRYAFSIRQGEGAWTSMGELDTRYLSSVTAGGFTGVYIGLYASGNGKPATAPADFDWFSYQPNP from the coding sequence GTGAAATCCTTCGTTGCATATTTCGCCGCCTTCGCTTCCCTGTGTGCGGCCAGCGCGGCCGGCGCACAGGTGAGCTACCAGAACCCCGTGCTGCCCGGTTTCTATTCCGACCCCAGCGTCTGCCGGGTCGGCAGCGACTACTACATGGTGCACAGCAGCTTCGGCTACTTCCCCGGCGTGCCTATCTTCCATAGCAAGAACCTGGTGAACTGGGAACAGATCGGCCATGTGCTGACCCGCCCCAGCCAGGTGCCGCTGCAGAAGGCCGGCGTCACGCTCGGCATCTTCGCGCCGACGCTGCGTTGCCACGCCGGCGTGTACTACATGATCACGACCAACATCACGGACAAGGGCACGTTCTACGTGACCGCGACCGATCCGCGCGGACCCTGGTCCGATCCGGTATGGGTCGACATGCCCGGCATCGACCCGAGCCTGTTTTTCGATGACGATGGCAAGGTGTGGGTGACCTCGACCGTGAACTGGGGCCCGAACATCCACGAGGGCATCCACCTGGCGCAGATCGATATCCGCACCGGCAAGCTGCTCGGCGCACCGAAGAACGTCTGGGCCGGTACCGGTGGCCGCTATCCCGAGGGGCCGCACCTGTACAAGAAGGACGGCTGGTACTACCTGATGATCGCGGAGGGCGGCACCCAGTTCGGCCACAAGGAAACCATCGCCAGGAGCCGCCGCATCGACGGCCCGTATACCGGCGACCCGGCCAATCCGATCATGACGCATGCCGACATGAATGCCGAAACCAGCGAGATCCAGGGGCTGGGGCACGGCGACCTGGTGCAGACCCAGGATGGCGCCTGGTTCATGGTGGCGCACGCTTTCCGCCAGCACCACGACCACCAGATCCTCGGCCGCGAAACCTTCCTGGCACCGGTGCAATGGGACAGGAACGCCTGGCCGGTGGTGAACGGCGACGGCACGGTGAGCGAAAGGATGCAGGCGGCTTCGCTGCCGGGGCCCGTGGCGAAGCAGGACCTGGGGCAAAAAGCCGACTTCGGCGCGGCGCCGCTTGGCCTCGAATGGAACTACCTGCACAACCCGCGCACCGACCGCTATACGCTGGCCGAGCGGCCCGGCTACCTGCGCCTGCATGGCACGGCCGCCACGCTGGGGGATGTCGACGGCGTGACGTTCGTCGGGCGGCGCCAGCAGCACTTCGGCTTCGAGGCCGGCACGGCGCTCGACTATACCCCCAAGGCCGAAGGCGAAGAAGCCGGCCTGACCCTGTTCAAGGACGACCAGCACCACTATGTGCTGGCCGTGATGCGCCGGGGGCAGGAACGGGTCGCGGTCCTGCGCATCCGCCTCGGGCTGATCGCGTCCGACCTGCGCAGCGTCGCGCTGGCGCCGGGACCGGTCACCCTGCGCGCCAGCGGCACCGCTGACCGCTACGCCTTCTCGATCCGCCAGGGCGAGGGCGCATGGACCAGCATGGGCGAACTGGACACCCGTTACCTCAGTTCCGTCACCGCCGGCGGATTCACCGGCGTCTACATCGGCCTGTACGCCAGCGGCAACGGCAAGCCTGCCACCGCGCCGGCCGACTTCGACTGGTTCTCCTACCAGCCTAATCCCTGA
- a CDS encoding DUF6379 domain-containing protein — protein sequence MLERTLVQSTGFRNTGEEGARSGFEFRLRLPSYRGLRASLVDGVDVVVDGEEFGHQANRYLIGGSEFTLDQLREAAEVRWPMDEAGVIRVARPGGLAAGVHEVTVRVRIRQSYIPIEFQPSVFVESRHATVVQP from the coding sequence ATGCTCGAACGCACCCTTGTACAAAGTACCGGGTTCCGCAATACAGGCGAGGAGGGGGCCCGCAGCGGCTTCGAATTCCGCCTGCGCCTGCCGTCCTATCGCGGGCTGCGCGCCAGCCTGGTCGACGGCGTCGACGTCGTGGTCGACGGCGAGGAATTCGGCCACCAGGCGAATCGCTACCTGATCGGCGGTAGCGAATTCACCCTCGACCAACTACGCGAAGCGGCCGAGGTCCGCTGGCCGATGGATGAAGCGGGGGTCATCCGTGTCGCCAGGCCCGGCGGACTCGCCGCGGGCGTGCATGAGGTGACGGTGCGCGTACGCATCCGCCAGTCGTATATCCCGATCGAATTCCAGCCCTCGGTGTTCGTCGAATCGCGTCACGCGACCGTGGTGCAGCCATGA